One Leisingera caerulea DSM 24564 genomic region harbors:
- the xdhA gene encoding xanthine dehydrogenase small subunit: MAHQTGIRFLLNGKDIVLEDVKATTTLLDFLRLEQRLTGTKEGCAEGDCGACTVLVGRLHNGALRYEAVNACIRFLASLNGCHVVTVEHLSGPGGRLHPVQQAMVEYHGSQCGFCTPGFVMSLYALWMENPQPNEAEVETAVQGNLCRCTGYEPIVKAALAVNQYGTPANDYLTAERDSLTAKLKAIQPEARVVTGPEDDRAILPLDAADLAEVLAENPRATIVAGSTDVGLWVTKFMKPISPVVFVAHLEELKAVELTDEALTIGAGVTYTESEEAIRDAFPHLSAYWDRIAGWQVRNMGTIGGNIANGSPIGDTPPVLISLGAEVTLQKKGGSRTLPLEDFFTDYGKQDREPGDFVASIRIPLRRDGQIDAAYKISKRRDEDISSVAAGVSVTVKDGTITGARIAFGGMAATPKRAAGAEAALVGQPWGEAAFDAAAEAVKQDFTPLSDWRASAGYRALTASNLLRRFYLEHDAGTAGAVRLAVA, from the coding sequence ATGGCACATCAAACCGGCATACGCTTTCTTCTGAACGGCAAGGACATTGTGCTGGAGGACGTGAAGGCGACCACCACCCTGTTGGATTTCCTGCGCCTGGAACAGCGCCTGACCGGCACCAAAGAAGGCTGCGCCGAGGGCGACTGCGGCGCCTGCACGGTGCTGGTGGGACGTCTGCATAATGGCGCCCTGCGCTATGAGGCGGTGAACGCCTGCATCCGTTTCCTGGCCTCGCTCAATGGCTGCCACGTGGTGACGGTCGAACATCTGTCCGGCCCGGGGGGCCGCCTGCACCCGGTGCAGCAGGCGATGGTCGAATACCACGGCAGCCAGTGCGGCTTCTGCACCCCCGGTTTCGTGATGTCGCTGTACGCGCTGTGGATGGAAAACCCGCAGCCGAATGAGGCTGAGGTGGAAACTGCCGTACAGGGCAACCTCTGCCGCTGCACCGGCTATGAGCCGATTGTGAAGGCCGCGCTGGCGGTGAACCAGTACGGCACCCCGGCCAATGATTACCTGACCGCCGAACGCGACAGCCTGACCGCCAAGCTGAAGGCGATCCAGCCCGAGGCCCGCGTTGTGACCGGCCCCGAGGACGACCGCGCCATCCTGCCGCTGGACGCGGCCGACCTTGCAGAGGTGCTGGCGGAGAACCCCAGGGCGACCATCGTGGCCGGCTCCACCGATGTGGGCCTGTGGGTCACCAAGTTCATGAAGCCGATCTCGCCGGTGGTGTTTGTCGCCCACCTTGAGGAGCTGAAGGCGGTTGAGCTGACCGATGAGGCGCTGACCATCGGTGCCGGCGTCACCTATACTGAAAGCGAAGAAGCGATCCGCGATGCTTTCCCGCATCTGAGCGCCTACTGGGACCGCATCGCCGGCTGGCAGGTGCGCAATATGGGCACCATCGGCGGCAATATCGCCAACGGCTCCCCCATCGGGGACACTCCGCCGGTTCTGATTTCGCTGGGCGCCGAGGTGACGCTGCAGAAGAAGGGCGGCTCGCGCACCCTGCCGCTGGAAGATTTCTTTACCGACTACGGCAAGCAGGACCGCGAGCCCGGTGACTTTGTTGCCTCGATCCGCATCCCGCTGCGCCGGGACGGGCAGATTGATGCCGCCTACAAGATCTCCAAGCGCCGGGACGAGGATATTTCCTCGGTTGCCGCCGGGGTCAGCGTCACCGTGAAGGACGGCACGATCACTGGCGCGCGCATTGCATTCGGCGGCATGGCGGCAACGCCCAAGCGCGCTGCCGGTGCCGAGGCCGCGCTGGTTGGCCAGCCCTGGGGCGAGGCCGCGTTTGACGCTGCAGCCGAAGCGGTGAAGCAGGACTTCACCCCCTTGAGCGACTGGCGTGCCTCTGCGGGGTACCGCGCGCTTACGGCCAGCAACCTGCTGCGCCGCTTCTACCTGGAACATGATGCGGGAACCGCCGGTGCCGTCCGGCTGGCCGTCGCCTGA
- the xdhB gene encoding xanthine dehydrogenase molybdopterin binding subunit — translation MKDHQTISGAVHHDRQHDSAIKHVTGRAEYTDDIAEPYGTLHAYLGVSTVAHANIKGIDLSAVRAAPGVVDVLTADDIPGVNDISPTGKHDEPVFPTEKVEFHGQPMFAVIAETRDAARRAAELAQVDYEVLPHALDPVQAQEAGYPMITDPLKLERGDVEAGRKDAPHRIQAQMTVGGQDHMYLEGHIAFAIPGEDEDVTVHCSTQHPSEAQHMVAHVLGVSNNAVTVNVRRMGGGFGGKESQMNLFCAVAAIAAKKHNRPVKIRPDRDQDMTATGKRHDFVIDYDVAFDDAGRIQAVEGGFAARCGYSSDLSGPVTDRALFHADNAYFYPNVLLKSRPMKTNTVSNTAFRGFGGPQGVVAAERMIEEIAYALGKDPLDVRKANFYGEDGRDLTPYHQKVEDNILDRLIGELEENAEYRKRREEIIAFNKESKIIKKGIALTPVKFGISFTATWYNQAGSLIHVYNDGSIHLNHGGTEMGQGLNTKVAQVVADAFQVDFERIKITKTTTEKVPNTSATAASSGSDLNGMAALDAAEQIIARLTKFAAEKHGVSEAEVEFLPNRVRVGSEEIPFDTLVKEAYMARVHLSAAGFYKTPEIHWDRAAGKGQPFFYYAYGASCSEVSVDTLTGEYRVERTDILHDVGRSLNPVLDKGQVEGAFIQGMGWLTTEELWWDGEGRLRTHAPSTYKIPLASDRPRIFNTQLAQWSVNKKRTIKRSKAVGEPPFMLGISVFEALSMAVASTADYKVCPRLDAPATPERVLMAIETLKRQG, via the coding sequence ATGAAAGACCATCAGACCATCAGCGGCGCAGTGCATCATGACCGCCAGCACGACAGCGCAATCAAGCATGTGACGGGCCGCGCCGAATACACCGACGATATCGCCGAACCCTATGGCACGCTGCATGCCTATCTGGGTGTGTCCACCGTGGCGCATGCCAACATCAAAGGTATCGACCTGTCTGCCGTGCGCGCCGCGCCGGGCGTGGTGGATGTGCTGACCGCGGATGATATTCCCGGCGTCAACGACATCAGCCCCACCGGCAAGCATGACGAGCCGGTATTCCCGACCGAGAAGGTCGAATTCCACGGCCAGCCGATGTTTGCGGTGATTGCCGAAACCCGCGACGCCGCGCGCCGTGCGGCTGAGCTGGCACAGGTGGATTACGAGGTGCTGCCGCACGCGCTGGACCCGGTCCAGGCGCAGGAGGCCGGTTATCCGATGATCACCGACCCGCTGAAGCTGGAGCGCGGCGACGTTGAGGCCGGGCGCAAGGACGCCCCCCACCGCATCCAGGCGCAGATGACCGTCGGCGGCCAGGACCACATGTATCTGGAAGGCCACATCGCCTTTGCCATTCCCGGCGAGGACGAGGACGTGACCGTGCATTGCTCCACCCAGCACCCGAGCGAGGCGCAGCATATGGTTGCGCATGTTCTGGGCGTGTCGAACAACGCGGTCACCGTCAACGTGCGCCGGATGGGCGGCGGTTTTGGCGGCAAGGAAAGCCAGATGAACCTGTTCTGCGCGGTGGCTGCAATTGCCGCGAAGAAGCATAACCGCCCGGTCAAGATCCGCCCGGACCGCGATCAGGACATGACCGCAACCGGCAAGCGCCATGACTTCGTGATCGACTATGACGTGGCCTTTGACGACGCGGGCCGCATTCAGGCGGTCGAGGGCGGCTTTGCCGCGCGCTGCGGCTATTCCTCGGACCTGTCGGGGCCGGTCACCGACCGTGCGCTGTTCCATGCGGATAACGCATATTTCTACCCGAATGTGCTGCTGAAAAGCCGCCCGATGAAGACCAACACCGTCTCCAACACCGCCTTCCGCGGCTTTGGCGGGCCGCAGGGTGTGGTCGCGGCGGAGCGGATGATCGAAGAGATCGCCTATGCCCTCGGCAAGGACCCGCTGGATGTGCGCAAGGCCAACTTCTATGGCGAAGATGGCCGCGATCTGACGCCCTATCATCAGAAGGTGGAGGACAACATCCTCGACCGGTTGATCGGGGAGCTGGAAGAGAACGCCGAATACCGCAAGCGCCGGGAAGAGATCATCGCCTTCAACAAGGAGTCGAAGATCATCAAGAAGGGCATTGCCCTGACGCCGGTGAAATTCGGCATTTCCTTCACGGCGACCTGGTACAATCAGGCGGGCTCGCTGATCCACGTCTACAATGACGGCTCGATCCACCTGAACCACGGCGGCACCGAGATGGGGCAGGGCCTCAACACCAAGGTGGCGCAGGTTGTGGCCGATGCCTTCCAGGTGGATTTCGAGCGCATCAAGATCACCAAGACCACCACCGAGAAGGTGCCGAACACCTCCGCCACCGCGGCGTCTTCGGGGTCGGACCTCAATGGCATGGCGGCGCTGGATGCGGCGGAGCAGATCATTGCCCGGCTGACCAAGTTCGCGGCTGAGAAGCATGGCGTGTCCGAGGCGGAAGTCGAGTTCCTGCCCAACCGCGTGCGCGTTGGCAGCGAGGAGATCCCCTTTGATACGCTGGTGAAGGAGGCCTATATGGCCCGCGTCCACCTGTCGGCGGCGGGCTTCTACAAGACGCCGGAAATCCACTGGGACCGCGCGGCGGGCAAGGGGCAGCCGTTCTTCTACTACGCTTATGGCGCATCCTGCTCTGAAGTCTCCGTCGACACGCTGACCGGCGAATACCGGGTCGAGCGCACCGATATTCTGCATGACGTGGGCCGCTCGCTGAACCCGGTTCTGGACAAGGGCCAGGTGGAGGGCGCGTTCATCCAGGGCATGGGCTGGCTCACCACCGAGGAGCTGTGGTGGGACGGCGAGGGCCGCCTGCGCACCCATGCGCCCTCGACCTACAAGATCCCGCTGGCCTCCGACCGGCCGCGCATCTTCAACACCCAGCTGGCCCAGTGGTCGGTCAACAAGAAGCGCACCATCAAGCGGTCCAAGGCCGTGGGCGAGCCGCCGTTCATGCTGGGCATCTCGGTGTTCGAGGCGCTGTCGATGGCGGTTGCCAGCACCGCGGATTACAAGGTCTGCCCGCGCCTGGATGCGCCCGCCACGCCGGAGCGGGTGCTGATGGCGATTGAAACCCTCAAACGGCAGGGCTGA